The following coding sequences are from one Pyxidicoccus xibeiensis window:
- the rpsB gene encoding 30S ribosomal protein S2: METQDTQTQGQAMAATSGITMRQLLEAGVHFGHQTKRWNPKMKPYIFGARNGIYIIDLQKTVNMARSAFRFVADITARGGSVLFVGTKKQAQDVIREEAARAGQFFVTSRWLGGTLTNFKTIKQGIDRLKTLEKMSEDGTFDRLPKKEVAQLEREREKLEKNLGGVKEMSKLPRCVFVIDPKKEHIAIHEASRLGIPVIGLVDTNCDPDGIDFVIPGNDDAIRSIKLFTSKIAEACLEGAARYRASGAADRDEQEEREGRDDRGDRRDDRRGPRRGDRRDDRRGGDRGGDRGGERRGPLVEMKGAPVAAEQPAAEGGAEGGGEAPAAE; encoded by the coding sequence ATGGAAACGCAGGACACGCAGACGCAGGGACAGGCGATGGCCGCCACGAGCGGCATCACGATGCGGCAGCTGCTGGAGGCCGGTGTTCACTTCGGCCACCAGACCAAGCGCTGGAACCCGAAGATGAAGCCCTACATCTTCGGTGCCCGCAACGGCATCTACATCATCGACCTGCAGAAGACGGTCAACATGGCCCGCTCGGCGTTCCGCTTCGTGGCGGACATCACCGCGCGTGGTGGCTCGGTGCTCTTCGTGGGCACCAAGAAGCAGGCGCAGGACGTCATCCGCGAGGAGGCCGCGCGCGCCGGTCAGTTCTTCGTCACCAGCCGATGGCTGGGCGGCACGCTGACCAACTTCAAGACCATCAAGCAGGGCATCGACCGGCTGAAGACGCTGGAGAAGATGTCCGAGGACGGGACGTTCGACCGCCTTCCCAAGAAGGAGGTCGCCCAGCTCGAGCGTGAGCGCGAGAAGCTGGAGAAGAACCTGGGCGGCGTGAAGGAGATGTCGAAGCTGCCCCGCTGCGTCTTCGTCATCGACCCGAAGAAGGAGCACATCGCCATCCACGAGGCGAGCCGCCTCGGCATCCCGGTCATCGGCCTGGTCGACACGAACTGCGATCCGGACGGCATCGACTTCGTGATTCCGGGCAACGACGACGCCATCCGCTCCATCAAGCTCTTCACCTCGAAGATCGCCGAGGCCTGCCTCGAGGGTGCGGCCCGCTACCGCGCCTCGGGCGCCGCCGACCGCGACGAGCAGGAGGAGCGCGAGGGCCGTGACGACCGTGGCGACCGCCGCGATGACCGCCGGGGCCCGCGCCGTGGCGACCGCCGCGACGACCGCCGTGGCGGTGACCGCGGTGGTGACCGTGGCGGCGAGCGCCGCGGTCCTCTCGTGGAGATGAAGGGCGCCCCCGTCGCCGCCGAGCAGCCGGCCGCCGAGGGTGGTGCCGAGGGTGGCGGCGAGGCCCCCGCGGCCGAGTAG
- the tsf gene encoding translation elongation factor Ts, with protein sequence MAEVSAQMVKELRERTGAGLMDCKKALAESAGDFAKAEEWLRKKGISRQAGKEGRVASEGLIGTYLHGGRIGVIVEVNCETDFVARNPDFQDLVKDVAMQVAAASPKYVRREEVPTDNLDKEKEIQRELLKQQGKPEAMLDKILVGKMEKYYEGVCLVDQLWVKDDKKKVGEMITERAAKIGEKVTVRRFVRYEVGEGIAKQKDDLAAEVAKTLGQA encoded by the coding sequence ATGGCCGAGGTCAGCGCCCAGATGGTGAAGGAGCTCCGCGAGCGGACCGGCGCGGGCTTGATGGACTGCAAGAAGGCGCTCGCCGAGAGCGCCGGTGACTTCGCGAAGGCCGAGGAGTGGCTGCGCAAGAAGGGCATCTCCCGTCAGGCCGGCAAGGAAGGCCGCGTGGCCTCGGAGGGCCTCATCGGCACCTACCTCCACGGTGGCCGCATCGGCGTCATCGTCGAGGTCAACTGCGAGACGGACTTCGTCGCCCGCAACCCGGACTTCCAGGACCTGGTGAAGGACGTGGCCATGCAGGTTGCCGCGGCCAGCCCCAAGTACGTCCGCCGCGAGGAAGTGCCGACGGACAACCTGGACAAGGAGAAGGAAATCCAGCGCGAGCTGCTCAAGCAGCAGGGCAAGCCCGAGGCGATGCTGGACAAGATTCTCGTCGGGAAGATGGAGAAGTACTACGAGGGCGTCTGCCTCGTGGACCAGCTCTGGGTGAAGGACGACAAGAAGAAGGTCGGTGAGATGATCACCGAGCGCGCCGCGAAGATTGGCGAGAAGGTCACCGTGCGCCGCTTCGTCCGGTACGAGGTCGGCGAGGGCATCGCCAAGCAGAAGGACGACCTCGCCGCCGAGGTCGCCAAGACGCTGGGCCAGGCGTAG
- the pyrH gene encoding UMP kinase has protein sequence MSSDTKSPLRYKRILLKLSGEALMGEGKYGIHPPTLTAIAEEVIEVVQAGVEVALVIGGGNIFRGVAGATEGMDRASADYMGMLATCINSMAMQDALEKKGMHTRVLSAIKMEQIAEPYIRRRAVRHLEKGRVVIFAAGTGNPYFTTDTAASLRAMEINANVILKATKVDGIYSADPKKDPTARRYRALTYMDVLRQNLNVMDSTAISLCMDNKLPLIVFDMTVRGNIGRAVLGNGEIGTLVGGTETVWA, from the coding sequence ATGTCCTCCGACACCAAGAGCCCCCTCCGTTACAAGCGCATCCTCCTCAAGCTCTCGGGCGAGGCCCTGATGGGCGAAGGGAAGTACGGCATCCATCCGCCCACGCTCACCGCCATCGCGGAGGAGGTCATCGAGGTGGTGCAGGCCGGCGTGGAGGTGGCCCTCGTCATCGGCGGCGGCAACATCTTCCGCGGCGTCGCGGGCGCCACCGAGGGCATGGACCGCGCCAGCGCGGACTACATGGGGATGCTGGCCACCTGCATCAACTCCATGGCCATGCAGGACGCCCTGGAGAAGAAGGGCATGCACACGCGGGTGCTGTCGGCCATCAAGATGGAGCAGATTGCCGAGCCCTACATCCGCCGGCGCGCGGTGCGCCACCTGGAGAAGGGCCGCGTCGTCATCTTCGCCGCGGGCACCGGCAACCCGTACTTCACGACGGACACCGCCGCCTCGCTGCGCGCCATGGAAATCAACGCCAACGTCATCCTCAAGGCGACGAAGGTGGACGGCATCTACAGCGCCGACCCGAAGAAGGACCCCACCGCGCGCCGCTACCGCGCGCTGACGTACATGGATGTGCTGCGGCAGAACCTCAATGTGATGGACTCCACGGCCATCTCGCTGTGCATGGACAACAAGCTTCCCCTCATCGTCTTCGACATGACCGTGCGTGGGAACATCGGCCGCGCGGTGCTGGGCAACGGGGAGATTGGTACGCTGGTGGGCGGTACCGAGACTGTCTGGGCCTGA
- the frr gene encoding ribosome recycling factor, translating into MSGDVVAELKGRIDKTLEDLRRELQKVRTGRASTAILDGIRVDYYGTPTPLSGVASVNSPEPRLITIKPWEKSVLKEIEKALREANLGINPMNDGEMIRLPFPPLTEERRKDIAKQVKTKGEDHKVAIRNVRRDANEALKVQLKDKKITEDDHKRITEVVQKQTDAGISQVDDIVKKKEKEVMEV; encoded by the coding sequence ATGAGTGGAGACGTCGTCGCCGAACTGAAGGGCCGCATCGACAAGACGCTCGAGGACCTGCGCCGCGAGCTGCAGAAGGTGCGCACCGGGCGCGCCAGCACCGCCATCCTGGACGGCATCCGGGTGGACTACTACGGCACGCCGACCCCGCTGTCGGGCGTGGCCAGCGTCAACTCCCCCGAGCCCCGGCTCATCACCATCAAGCCGTGGGAGAAGAGCGTCCTGAAGGAAATCGAGAAGGCGCTGCGCGAGGCCAACCTCGGCATCAACCCGATGAACGACGGGGAGATGATTCGCCTGCCCTTCCCGCCGCTCACCGAGGAGCGCCGCAAGGACATCGCCAAGCAGGTGAAGACGAAGGGTGAGGACCACAAGGTCGCCATCCGCAACGTCCGCCGCGATGCCAACGAGGCGCTCAAGGTCCAGCTGAAGGACAAGAAGATCACCGAGGACGACCACAAGCGCATCACCGAGGTCGTCCAGAAGCAGACCGATGCCGGCATCTCCCAGGTGGACGACATCGTGAAGAAGAAGGAGAAGGAGGTCATGGAGGTCTGA
- a CDS encoding diguanylate cyclase, giving the protein MSSVLLAEPSAAVAGTLRRYLEGAGHEVSWVGGADEALRLTRERPPDVLLASGTGALDGEALCRGLRARGSALPLLLVYPPDEDHADERAAEAGADGCLVGPLKRGTVLTCVALLVQREAARQQAGSRVGDTGHPPEGMPRAMAAPEVVATSLVAPAEDFFGLNPTPAAMPAPAPVAPPPGPAAAVGPSRSMGFAITPVPGTLSVLEPEGRRVTRPELPAVAVGTSPDFEFLKRLMLMEVKRSRRYRYPIAVLLVELDGFAERSASLSPAGRTALLAEALGVLVAGVRDIDVAVPFAESRFVVFLPHTPKSGALVVAERLRERMKAARTLPDVSVSVGVAVSEPPSGKAPPSASQPQVSFGGLLKEAGEALRRAQAAGGNRVEPAAGGRPQPG; this is encoded by the coding sequence ATGTCCTCCGTGCTCCTGGCCGAGCCCTCCGCCGCGGTGGCCGGCACGCTGCGCCGGTACCTGGAGGGCGCCGGCCACGAGGTGTCCTGGGTGGGCGGCGCCGATGAGGCGCTGCGCCTCACCCGGGAGCGCCCGCCCGACGTGCTGCTGGCCTCTGGGACGGGCGCGCTGGACGGCGAGGCGCTGTGCCGCGGCCTGCGTGCGCGTGGCTCCGCCCTCCCGCTCCTGCTGGTGTACCCACCCGACGAGGACCACGCGGATGAGCGCGCCGCCGAGGCGGGCGCGGACGGCTGCCTCGTAGGGCCCCTCAAGCGCGGCACCGTGCTGACGTGCGTGGCGCTGCTGGTGCAACGCGAGGCGGCCCGGCAACAGGCGGGCTCGCGGGTGGGCGACACCGGACATCCCCCGGAGGGCATGCCTCGCGCCATGGCGGCGCCCGAGGTCGTCGCCACAAGCCTGGTCGCTCCCGCCGAGGACTTCTTCGGCCTCAACCCGACGCCGGCCGCCATGCCCGCGCCTGCCCCCGTCGCGCCGCCTCCCGGGCCCGCTGCCGCGGTCGGCCCGTCGCGCTCCATGGGCTTCGCCATCACCCCGGTGCCGGGCACGCTGTCCGTGCTGGAGCCCGAGGGGCGCCGCGTCACGCGCCCGGAGCTGCCGGCCGTGGCCGTGGGGACGTCGCCGGACTTCGAGTTCCTCAAGCGATTGATGCTGATGGAGGTGAAGCGCAGCCGGCGCTACCGCTACCCCATCGCCGTGCTGCTGGTGGAGCTGGACGGCTTCGCGGAGCGCAGCGCCTCCCTGTCTCCCGCCGGGCGCACGGCGCTGCTGGCCGAGGCGCTGGGGGTGCTGGTGGCGGGCGTGCGCGACATCGACGTGGCGGTGCCCTTCGCGGAGAGCCGCTTCGTGGTGTTCCTGCCGCACACGCCGAAGTCCGGCGCGCTGGTGGTGGCCGAGCGCCTGCGGGAGCGGATGAAGGCCGCGCGGACGCTGCCGGACGTGAGCGTCTCCGTGGGGGTGGCCGTGTCGGAGCCTCCGAGCGGCAAGGCGCCTCCCTCGGCCTCCCAGCCCCAGGTCAGCTTCGGGGGCCTGCTCAAGGAGGCGGGCGAGGCCCTGCGCCGGGCGCAGGCGGCCGGCGGCAACCGGGTGGAGCCGGCGGCGGGCGGGCGGCCTCAGCCGGGGTAG
- the cyaY gene encoding iron donor protein CyaY, with amino-acid sequence MMDEARYNQLASAAFKRILAAADAIDPDLLEAESTGDMVTLTARSREKCIVNTQRAVRQIWVAGRGQGIHFTYDLATSAWKDDKGRGLELLAFVADVVHDISGVDFVYPG; translated from the coding sequence ATGATGGACGAAGCCCGCTACAACCAGCTCGCCTCCGCCGCCTTCAAGCGCATCCTCGCGGCGGCGGATGCCATCGACCCGGACCTCCTGGAAGCCGAGAGCACGGGCGACATGGTGACGCTCACCGCCCGCTCGCGGGAGAAGTGCATCGTCAACACCCAGCGCGCCGTGCGGCAGATCTGGGTGGCCGGGCGGGGCCAGGGCATCCACTTCACGTACGACCTGGCCACCAGCGCCTGGAAGGACGACAAGGGCCGGGGCCTGGAGCTGCTCGCCTTCGTCGCCGACGTGGTGCACGACATCAGCGGCGTGGACTTCGTCTACCCCGGCTGA
- a CDS encoding SixA phosphatase family protein — protein sequence MRIFLVRHGDADAEVPEGLGDEARALTAKSRASTFQHFSSLAERMGPVGLILTSPLVRTVQTAQLLSFATRHEGLLKAHRCLLPDMPVGAVEPVLTEHSDENLVLVGHQPSMGALAAHLLGMQSFPKPVNPGTVIALERSEGETPQLKFVFYAAPGQQVLDVIQ from the coding sequence TTGAGGATTTTCCTGGTTAGGCACGGCGATGCGGACGCGGAGGTCCCCGAGGGTCTCGGCGACGAGGCGCGCGCGCTCACCGCGAAGTCCCGCGCCAGTACCTTCCAACACTTCTCGTCGTTGGCCGAGCGCATGGGGCCGGTGGGGCTCATCCTCACCAGCCCGTTGGTGCGAACGGTCCAGACGGCGCAGTTGCTGTCGTTCGCGACCAGGCACGAGGGGCTGCTGAAGGCGCACCGCTGCCTGCTGCCGGACATGCCGGTGGGCGCGGTGGAGCCGGTCCTCACCGAGCACTCGGATGAGAATCTGGTGCTCGTGGGGCATCAGCCGTCCATGGGCGCGCTGGCGGCGCACCTGCTGGGCATGCAGTCCTTCCCCAAGCCGGTCAACCCGGGCACCGTCATCGCCCTGGAGCGCTCGGAAGGGGAGACGCCGCAGCTCAAGTTCGTGTTCTACGCGGCCCCCGGTCAGCAGGTGCTCGACGTCATCCAGTGA
- a CDS encoding FAD-dependent oxidoreductase — MRALTDLPSDSASSLNLGLPGFTFEDLYRPRGLHRLTERFDAQLAEAEPELFQAFDAYRKSGGKSVTGPAESDLLIRVARHVSRFVGRLFRLESELERLSGQLKGELPLFDFKREFITRRVFKKGAPERPSLAEFPALDARMRLLMQLGFPEALATGDLERGLAESVLTLMDLERLFSGSLPAQLQSQAEPLRARWAALRAVLVSTPEGKDAFGSSLVTHGDDAAELQAVRALLALADRWTYARALHPETKDIFHAWPTHRIPKPLVFDQLVQLHRPDPELPEVAEGHEHHLRHRDGFKLTDRRGTPRDVMNEVDYCVLCHERSKDSCSKGFPAKDPVAEGHSFKKNPLGIPLNGCPLDERISEAHLLKREGNSVAALAMVTLDNPMCPGTGHRICNDCMKACIFQKQEPVNIPLAETATLTDVLALPWGFEIYGLLTRWNPLNIRRPCALPYIGRNVMVVGLGPAGYTLSHYLLNEGFGVTGVDGLKIEPFPDDLVGRNGRALRPIRDWSALTNELDERVLEGFGGVSEYGITVRWDKNFLTLIHLTLARREGFRIYGGVRFGGTLTIEDAWQLGFDHIAIAAGAGRPTIIGMKNNLIRGIRKASDFLMALQLSGAFKKDSLANLQVQLPAIVIGGGLTGIDTATELMAYYPVQVEKTLSRHEKLVADLGEEAVLARLDAEERATYQTFLEHGRAVRAEREQAHAEGRNPDFIKLVRGWGGVSLVYRRGLTESPAYRLNHEEVTKALEEGIRFIERMSPVEALPDATGAVRALRFERMVTVDGKLKGSGQFFELPARTVCVAAGTSPNVTYEKEYPGTFKLDARGEYFQGHELVEDGEGFKLRSVDAKEDPAARVGFFTSYEKDGHLISFYGDNHPTYAGNVVKAMASAKDGHPEVARLYAKEVASLDFGDELAQARREEKRAAHFAKLDDAFNATVVAVNRLTPTIVEVVVRAPFAASHFAPGQFYRLQNFERNAPVVDGMRLTMEGLALTGAWVDKEKGLMGTIVLEMGSSSRLCAALTPGESVVLMGPTGAPTEIGHNETVALVGGGLGNAVLFSIARSLKAAGCRVVYFAGYRQKSDSFKQDEIEAGTDQIVWSVDSGDTIEPRRPQDSAFRGNVVQAMLAYAENRLGPAPVISLADVDRIIAIGSDRMMRAVAEARHGVLQPHLKPGHEAIGSINSPMQCMMKEICAQCLQRHVDPLTGKETWVFSCYNQDQRLDQVDFVNLNQRLRGNTVMEKVADVFLAQLLKKAPHLKRV, encoded by the coding sequence ATGCGCGCCTTGACCGACCTGCCCTCCGACTCCGCTTCCTCACTGAACCTGGGCCTGCCGGGCTTCACCTTCGAGGACCTCTACCGCCCGCGCGGCCTGCACCGGCTGACGGAGCGCTTCGACGCGCAGCTCGCTGAAGCCGAGCCCGAGCTCTTCCAGGCCTTCGACGCGTACCGCAAGTCCGGGGGCAAGAGCGTCACCGGCCCCGCCGAGTCGGACCTGCTCATCCGCGTGGCCCGCCACGTGTCGCGCTTCGTCGGCAGGCTCTTCCGCCTGGAGTCCGAGCTGGAGCGGCTCTCCGGCCAGCTGAAGGGCGAGCTGCCCCTCTTCGACTTCAAGCGCGAGTTCATCACCCGCCGCGTCTTCAAGAAGGGCGCCCCGGAGCGGCCGTCGCTCGCCGAGTTCCCCGCGCTGGACGCGCGCATGCGGCTGCTCATGCAGTTGGGCTTCCCGGAGGCGCTGGCCACCGGCGACCTGGAGCGCGGCCTCGCCGAGTCCGTCCTCACGCTGATGGACCTGGAGCGCCTGTTCTCCGGCAGCCTGCCCGCGCAGCTGCAGTCCCAGGCGGAGCCGCTGCGCGCCCGCTGGGCCGCGCTGCGCGCCGTGCTGGTGTCCACGCCCGAGGGCAAGGACGCCTTCGGCTCCAGCCTCGTCACCCACGGCGACGACGCCGCGGAGCTCCAGGCCGTGCGCGCGCTGCTGGCGCTGGCGGACCGCTGGACGTACGCGCGCGCCCTGCACCCGGAGACGAAGGACATCTTCCACGCCTGGCCCACGCACCGGATTCCCAAGCCGCTCGTGTTCGACCAGCTCGTCCAGCTCCACCGCCCGGACCCGGAGCTGCCCGAGGTCGCCGAGGGGCACGAGCACCACCTGCGCCACCGCGACGGCTTCAAGCTCACCGACCGCCGGGGCACCCCGCGCGACGTGATGAACGAGGTGGACTACTGCGTCCTCTGTCACGAGCGCTCGAAGGACTCGTGCTCCAAGGGCTTCCCCGCGAAGGACCCCGTCGCCGAAGGCCACAGCTTCAAGAAGAACCCGCTGGGCATCCCCCTCAACGGGTGCCCGCTCGACGAGCGCATCTCCGAGGCGCACCTGCTCAAGCGCGAGGGCAACTCCGTGGCCGCGCTGGCCATGGTGACGCTCGACAACCCGATGTGCCCGGGCACCGGCCACCGCATCTGCAACGACTGCATGAAGGCGTGCATCTTCCAGAAGCAGGAGCCGGTGAACATCCCCCTGGCGGAGACGGCCACCCTCACCGACGTGCTGGCGCTGCCCTGGGGCTTCGAAATCTACGGCCTGCTCACCCGGTGGAACCCGCTCAACATCCGCCGCCCGTGCGCGCTGCCGTACATCGGCCGCAACGTCATGGTGGTGGGCCTGGGCCCCGCCGGCTACACGCTGTCGCACTACCTGCTCAACGAGGGCTTCGGCGTCACCGGCGTGGACGGCCTCAAGATAGAGCCCTTCCCGGATGACCTGGTGGGCCGCAACGGCCGCGCCCTGCGCCCCATCCGCGACTGGTCCGCGCTCACCAACGAGCTGGACGAGCGCGTGCTGGAGGGCTTCGGCGGCGTGTCCGAGTACGGCATCACCGTGCGCTGGGACAAGAACTTCCTCACCCTCATCCACCTCACGCTGGCGCGCCGCGAGGGCTTCCGCATCTACGGCGGCGTGCGCTTCGGTGGCACGCTGACGATTGAAGACGCGTGGCAGCTGGGCTTCGACCACATCGCCATCGCCGCCGGCGCCGGGCGCCCCACCATCATCGGGATGAAGAACAACCTCATCCGGGGCATCCGCAAGGCGAGCGACTTCCTGATGGCGCTGCAGCTCAGCGGCGCCTTCAAGAAGGACTCGCTGGCCAACCTCCAGGTGCAGCTGCCCGCCATCGTCATCGGCGGCGGCCTCACCGGCATCGACACCGCCACCGAGCTGATGGCGTACTACCCGGTGCAGGTGGAGAAGACGCTGTCACGCCACGAGAAGCTGGTGGCGGACCTGGGCGAGGAGGCCGTGCTGGCCCGCCTGGACGCCGAGGAGCGCGCCACCTACCAGACGTTCCTCGAGCACGGCCGCGCTGTGCGCGCCGAGCGCGAGCAGGCCCACGCGGAAGGCCGCAACCCGGACTTCATCAAGCTGGTGCGCGGCTGGGGCGGCGTGAGCCTCGTCTACCGCCGCGGCCTCACCGAGTCCCCCGCCTACCGCCTCAACCACGAGGAGGTGACGAAGGCGCTGGAAGAGGGCATCCGCTTCATCGAGCGGATGAGCCCGGTGGAGGCCCTGCCGGATGCGACCGGCGCGGTGCGCGCCCTGCGCTTCGAGCGCATGGTGACGGTGGACGGCAAGCTGAAGGGCAGCGGCCAGTTCTTCGAGCTGCCCGCGCGCACGGTGTGCGTCGCCGCCGGCACGTCCCCCAACGTCACCTACGAGAAGGAGTACCCGGGCACGTTCAAGCTGGACGCGCGCGGCGAGTACTTCCAGGGCCACGAGCTGGTGGAGGACGGGGAAGGCTTCAAGCTGCGCTCCGTCGACGCGAAGGAGGACCCGGCCGCGCGCGTGGGCTTCTTCACCTCGTACGAGAAGGACGGCCACCTCATCTCCTTCTACGGCGACAACCACCCCACCTACGCGGGCAACGTGGTGAAGGCCATGGCCAGCGCGAAGGACGGCCACCCCGAGGTGGCGCGCCTGTACGCGAAGGAAGTGGCCTCGCTCGACTTCGGTGACGAGCTGGCCCAGGCCCGGCGCGAGGAGAAGCGGGCCGCGCACTTCGCGAAGCTGGATGACGCCTTCAACGCCACCGTGGTGGCCGTCAACCGCCTGACGCCCACGATTGTGGAGGTGGTGGTGCGGGCGCCGTTCGCGGCCAGCCACTTCGCCCCCGGCCAGTTCTACCGGCTGCAGAACTTCGAGCGGAACGCGCCCGTGGTGGACGGCATGCGCCTCACCATGGAGGGCCTGGCCCTCACCGGCGCGTGGGTGGACAAGGAGAAGGGGCTGATGGGCACCATCGTGCTGGAGATGGGCTCGTCCTCGCGCCTGTGCGCCGCGCTCACCCCCGGCGAGTCCGTCGTCCTGATGGGCCCCACCGGCGCGCCCACCGAAATCGGCCACAACGAGACGGTGGCCCTGGTGGGCGGCGGCCTGGGCAACGCGGTGCTCTTCTCCATCGCCCGCTCGCTCAAGGCGGCCGGCTGCCGCGTCGTCTACTTCGCCGGCTACCGGCAGAAGTCGGACTCGTTCAAGCAGGACGAAATCGAGGCCGGCACGGACCAGATTGTGTGGTCGGTGGACAGCGGGGACACGATTGAGCCGCGGCGTCCGCAGGACTCGGCGTTCCGGGGCAACGTGGTGCAGGCCATGCTGGCCTACGCGGAGAACCGGCTGGGCCCGGCGCCCGTCATCTCCCTGGCCGACGTGGACCGCATCATCGCCATCGGCTCGGACCGGATGATGCGCGCGGTGGCCGAGGCGCGGCACGGCGTGCTCCAGCCGCACCTCAAGCCCGGGCACGAGGCCATCGGCTCCATCAACTCGCCGATGCAGTGCATGATGAAGGAGATCTGCGCCCAGTGCCTCCAGCGGCACGTGGACCCGCTCACCGGCAAGGAGACGTGGGTGTTCTCCTGCTACAACCAGGACCAGCGGCTGGACCAGGTGGACTTCGTCAACCTCAACCAGCGCCTGCGCGGCAACACCGTCATGGAGAAGGTGGCGGACGTCTTCCTGGCGCAGCTGCTCAAGAAGGCGCCGCACCTCAAGCGCGTCTAG
- a CDS encoding class I SAM-dependent methyltransferase, whose product MTERATRRHPEPRLASSPAACYLCRGGRLRLRFPARGEGTPEGAAAYNCTSFGHRSHPPIWECRDCGMLFQWPMRSAQELLSAYQDVEDPLYVAEKENRYHTFRKVVEALGPARGRTLLDVGAYCGYFLDVAREAGFRPEGLELSRWAAGHARSLGFTVHGVPLAELAARGAQYDVVTLWDVVEHFADPRAELEAVFRLVRPGGHVYLSTIDASSLVARLLGGRWPWLMDMHLFYFGRATLATLLEDVGFRVTDARTYTHIISADYLLRKVGASFTPAAPVLEWVRRAVPSAWAIPFNLGDNMLMAAARPS is encoded by the coding sequence ATGACGGAACGCGCCACCCGCCGCCACCCGGAGCCGCGCCTGGCCTCGAGTCCCGCCGCCTGCTACCTCTGCAGGGGAGGGAGGCTGCGGCTGCGGTTCCCGGCGCGCGGGGAGGGGACGCCGGAGGGCGCGGCCGCCTACAACTGCACCTCTTTCGGGCACCGCAGCCACCCCCCCATCTGGGAGTGCCGGGACTGCGGGATGCTCTTCCAGTGGCCCATGCGCTCGGCGCAGGAGCTGCTGTCGGCCTACCAGGACGTGGAGGACCCCCTCTACGTGGCGGAGAAGGAGAACCGCTACCACACCTTCCGCAAGGTGGTGGAGGCGCTGGGGCCGGCGCGCGGGCGGACGCTGCTGGATGTGGGCGCCTACTGCGGCTACTTCCTGGACGTGGCGCGCGAGGCCGGCTTCCGGCCGGAGGGGCTGGAGCTGTCGCGCTGGGCGGCGGGGCACGCGCGCTCGCTGGGCTTCACGGTGCACGGGGTGCCGCTGGCGGAGCTGGCGGCGCGGGGCGCGCAGTACGACGTGGTGACGCTGTGGGACGTGGTGGAGCACTTCGCGGACCCCCGCGCCGAGCTGGAAGCGGTGTTCCGGCTGGTGCGCCCCGGGGGCCACGTCTACCTGTCCACCATCGATGCCAGCAGTCTCGTGGCGAGGCTGCTGGGCGGCCGGTGGCCGTGGCTGATGGACATGCACCTGTTCTACTTCGGCCGCGCCACCCTGGCGACGCTGCTGGAGGACGTCGGCTTTCGCGTCACGGACGCGCGGACGTACACGCACATCATCTCCGCGGACTACCTGCTGAGGAAGGTGGGCGCGAGCTTCACGCCGGCGGCGCCGGTGCTGGAGTGGGTGCGGCGCGCAGTCCCGAGCGCGTGGGCCATCCCGTTCAACCTGGGCGACAACATGCTCATGGCCGCGGCGCGGCCCTCCTGA
- a CDS encoding glycosyltransferase has product MEAPFISVAIPAYNEGQRLPRFVAELTRVFLERPSPPVEFVVVDDGSAPEHAELQRACVDEAQARLTAAGASHRFTYVAAPRNQGKGSAIRLGWRIASPAATWLAFLDADGAISAEELHRLVALTTSDTGKDVDVVAGSRILMAGRRVVRNLHRHLQGRVFATLTDSNFHLHFYDTQCGVKLIRASLLRPLLDVLQEERWLLDIELLVLLKRQGARALEVPIDWEDFGGSKVVPGLDGLRMFWGLVKLRKRLEQVSLPAPEPRAGLESGPTGVTESGTR; this is encoded by the coding sequence GTGGAAGCCCCCTTCATCAGCGTGGCCATCCCCGCCTACAACGAGGGGCAGCGCCTGCCCCGCTTCGTCGCGGAGCTGACGCGCGTGTTCCTCGAGCGCCCGTCGCCCCCGGTGGAGTTCGTCGTGGTGGACGACGGCAGCGCCCCCGAGCACGCCGAGCTCCAGCGCGCGTGTGTCGACGAGGCCCAGGCCCGCCTCACCGCGGCCGGCGCATCCCACCGCTTCACCTACGTGGCCGCGCCGCGCAACCAGGGCAAGGGCTCCGCCATCCGGCTGGGCTGGCGCATCGCCTCCCCGGCGGCCACCTGGCTGGCCTTCCTGGACGCGGACGGCGCCATCAGCGCGGAGGAGCTCCACCGGCTCGTCGCGCTGACCACCAGCGACACCGGGAAGGACGTGGACGTGGTGGCCGGCTCGCGCATCCTCATGGCCGGCCGCCGCGTGGTGCGCAACCTCCACCGCCACCTGCAGGGCCGCGTCTTCGCCACGCTGACGGACTCGAACTTCCACCTGCACTTCTACGACACGCAGTGCGGCGTGAAGCTCATCCGCGCCTCCCTGCTGCGCCCGCTGCTGGACGTGCTGCAGGAGGAGCGCTGGCTGCTCGACATCGAGCTGCTGGTGCTGCTCAAGCGCCAGGGCGCCCGCGCGCTCGAGGTCCCTATCGACTGGGAGGACTTCGGCGGCTCCAAGGTCGTCCCCGGCCTGGATGGGCTGCGCATGTTCTGGGGCCTGGTGAAGCTGCGCAAGCGGCTGGAGCAGGTATCCCTCCCCGCCCCCGAGCCGCGCGCGGGCCTGGAGTCCGGCCCCACCGGCGTCACGGAAAGCGGTACACGGTGA